The DNA sequence TAAGagggaaagaaaaaagaaacctaATTTAGACCCTCAAATTACCTGACCTTTAATGGTATGATTTGCAATAGGTAGTTTAGGCAAACAGAACTACCCATTCTATAATGttatatgagaaacaagaaactACGTAAATAATCAGATGGGACTACTGCTTGTCTTTGCTATATTCTATGATTTGACTTATGAACTGTTTAATTTATTGctaatttattttcttcctttGAAAATGTTCTAGGGTGATGCTGGTATGAAGGGGAGTTTTGCAACTCGGGTTGCTGGATCTTCTGATCTTTATAAAGTAAGCATCACTACTATATTCCCTGTCAAAGACCAACTCTTCTAAAGCTTATGCTATTGAGAGTGTTTTGGGAATGGTATTATATCTCTAACTTATGAAGTTGAACTTATGTGGCAGAATATTAGATTAAACTAATGGGAATTACTTTTGACTCACAGTAGTTTACATTAACACATGTACCCTGAGTCCCTAAGTTGGCCATTTTTCACATGCTCATCACAAGGGTCATCAAACTTAAGGATTTTTCTTGCACTCATCAAACTAATTGCTCCATTGAAGTCGTTTGTTTTGTCACCATGTAAACTATCTTCATCGAGTTTAATATCTTAGCATCCTTATTAAACAGTCAAACTACCATATCCAGCACTTCAGTTTCTAAAATTGCTATATGAATAATTCTATAATAATGTTCCCATCTGCATTTGTTTATCTTACAGGTGAACAACCGTAGACCATATCATAGTATTAACTTTGTTATTGCACACGATGGGTTTACCTTGTATGATCTTGTGTCATACAATTGCAAGGTACCACCACTCCTAATTCTGGTCAAATATCCACTGTTTATCAAAATTTTGGCACCTTACTTGGTTGTTGGTTTCATAGCACAATGAAGCCAATGGCGAAGGTGGAATGGATGGAAGCAATGACAATTTTAGTTGGAACTGTGGTTTTGAAGGTAGCTTCTTGCACTACACTGTTtacctttgcttctttcttttaCAATGGCCTTTTTTCTTTTAGATTAATTATTCCAGCATATAGAATGATATAATTGTATAACATGAAACCCAAGACTAATAATAGTACTACAATCTGGATGTCTGAAGAACACTTACGAGTCACAAGTAGTGCATACCATAATGACTGAAGTTCACCCCGTGTGATCCATGGTTCCTAGATTTTTGTTTTTCTGGGCCTTTGGCTCTCCTTGTAACTCCCCACCTAAAAAAATCAATGAAGTTTATCCAACTATGACACAACAGGCTTCATATTTTATCATCACTAGTTTGTAAAATGCAGTGTTATTTTAATTGTTTTCTGAAGCATGGATGTCCTTGATATGCAACCATGTTGCAGTCATTGGTAGCAATTGTTGGGACTTGTATTTTGTTCGTCATCACACACACATTTTGAGTACCAAACTGATTATCTCATTGATTTGTTTTGGGATTGCTTCTCTTCCCTATTTCTTTCTCATTTTGTGTAGACATTTTTGAGAAAGGAATTGAATTCTGATAAGTGAGCAATATTCGGTTTGCTGTATAATTCTGCCTATTTAATTATTATCATTTTACTGGAAAAAAACTATTTGTTTGACAGGGGAAACTGATGATGCTAGCATAAAAGCTTTACGTTCACGACAAATGAAAAACTTCCATTTGGCATTGATGATATCTCAGGTTCACATACCAACTAGTTAGTCATATTTCAGTTGTTTATTAGCAGAAAATAGTGCTTGAAATTCTGTAATCATTTTGTTTGTATATAACTCTTCTGAAGTCAGCATTGTCTTTAAAGGAAGAAAGTGAATATTCTCTCACGTAAGTCTTAAAAGACAAACCTACTTTAGAGGAGCTCTTTCCCAAATTTCCACATCTTTCCCAGTTGCATGTCTTGATATACATATAAACTAGAGAGATATAAAATGCAATAACCTGCCTTCAATTTTGTTAATTAGGGCATTGTGCCAAATGTAAAAGTGTTTAAACAGGTTAATCACCAAATGTAAACCATGGGTTTCTCAGACAGTATATGCAATTCAGGATTTCAGGCCATAGCACTATATCACCTTTTCAACTTATTTTGTTTTATAAAGTAAAATTCGAGATGATGTGGTATGATTTTATTGATTTGCATTATGCTACCACTCAAGGCAAAGTAGGAATTAGAATTTTGAAATGACTGCAGGGCACACCTATGATGCTAATGGGAGACGAATATGGCCACACTCGCTATGGAAATAACAATAGTTATGGGCATGATTCTTCTATTAATAATTTCTTGTGGGGTCAGGCAAGTCTATAACCTGCCGATTTCACTTTTGACAGTTTCTTACTGACTATTTACTGACAGCATAATATTCTTTTTCAATAGTTGGATGCACGGAAGAATGACCACTTTAGGTTTTTCTCCAAAGTTATAGAGTACCGGCATGCACATAAAGTATTCAGTCATGAAAATTTTCTCAGCAAGGTGATCTGTTTGCTTCACATTATGTAAACTAATACTGCAAATCTTATGGTAGCACACACCCTCATTTGTGCTTATGGAACTCTTTTTTCTTGGCAGACTGATATCACGTGGCATGAACACAATTGGGACAACTATGAAAGCAAATTTCTTGCATTCACGTAAGAATATATGTACATCTTTGATAAGGAATTGGGTTTGGTAAATCCTGGAAGAATTTTTTGTAGTGCTTTTACACAATGAATCTAAACAGTGTTGCTGCAAACTACATTTTGGTCTTGGAATGTACTTCGAATCTAATACTAAAAAAGACAATGACTGAATGACCTGACATTAATTGCTTTGCATTTTCTCTGTGCATTGCGTGTGTATACAGTCTTCATGACAACAATGGAGGAGACATCTATTTGGCATTTAATGCTCATGacttctttgttgaggttatgcTTCCAACACCTCCAACTAAGAGGAGCTGGTTTCGTGTGGTAAGTTTCAATTCTCCTCCTTTTAGTACCCATCCAAATAAAGATTTTAGCATGAAATTTGTGTTAAGCACTAACATCAACTTTTTTTAGAGGATGCCATTGCCAGCAAATtgtttccttataaattttatacTCATGTTAAGTTGAATTCTTGACGCGAATGCAGGTGGATACTAATCTTGTCTCTCCCGATGACTTTAACCTTGATGGTCTCCCCTGCAAAGGAAACACCTACAACATTGCACCATACTCCTCCATTCTTCTTGAGGCCAAGTTTTCATTGGAGAATCCCCCTCTCACAATTGTACAATAAAATGTGATTAACATAGACGTATCTCAGATACTGAAATGGTTCATAAGCTTGATCTGagatttatattttgtattatataaagGCCGGATGTATAGGCAcccgagaaaaagaaaaagaaaaagagaagaaaagaaaagacgaAGAATAGTAATAAGACTGCAAATCCTGAACTAATATGATTTACAGGATTTAGCATTATATAGAGTCAGGTTATAATAGAAAGTCAGGTTAAGATGTTAAGATGTTCAGATGATCGAGTTCAATAAATGTTGTTATCAATCTATATCTATTTTCTTGCGTATATTTATATTGCGATTTGCGAGATTGACTCgagttaaattaaataagattcaTTCTTTTATTTAAGGTAGTCTAAGTTCCCCGTCCACGACGCTAAAGCTAAAAAATGTTCCGAACTTAATTCCTTCCTTGTTCTATTATCTATCAATTAATACCTTTTAATGAAATATTAGAGACAATTTTAATAATTCTCTTGGCAGCAATTTAGAAATATTGGACTGTTTCCCATTGGAGTTATACGGATTTAATTTACAATGCTAAGATGGTGGAAATATTTAGTAAGCTTTAGGGGGATATTTACGACATCATCATCCCCAAGAAAGGTGGCTGGCAAGAATGAGTTGGTTGATTAAATATGATAAagctttatcttttgtttataaaaaataaaatttcaaacatagttcactaaataaaaatatttcataaagTATAACTATCTTGGATTTGCAGACTACGACACCCTTACTATTTTAAATaagtaatttaaaattctattactaaaatataaattagaagttgtttatttgaataaattatggataaatttaatttaatttaaattgactaataatatatttttttattgttttattgttttatGAGTTTATCTACAGGAACAGACTCTCACGGTGAGAAAGGAGGGCAATGATCCcctaaatttcaattttttttatataaattatatataaaatttagttcaattctcttaaaaattttattttagtcttattttattataaaataatttttaacttcTCGTTGGAACTTCTGGTGAGAAGAGTcgtaaaatttctaaattttgagATCAACCTAAAGAGAAAGAAAATCGATGAGGAGATTGAACATATAAATTCCAAAGTCGTAGGAAACGATGTAGAAGCCTTGGATCAAGTATACGCGCAAAATGTAGATACAAGCGATGATCAAAGAACCAATCCAGCGGCGAAACATGTGCCGTGTGGTCTTGTCGAAAAAATGTTGGTACTGCCGCAACACCACGAATTTCTATCACAATATGGTGCCATCCAATGAGAAAGAGTTGGCGGAAATGGAAGAGATCGACGACGGTAAGGGGTGCAAACAAGCATCATTATTCGGGTTGGAAGAGAACCTACTGCGGCAGTAAGGGGGCGGCGATGTCAAGACCTTTGCGACGACAACAATGATAGTTGCATTGAGAGGGATGAGGTGCAAAACGTATAATACATAAATGTATAACGGTACGTAATGGTTTAGGTGTTAATCctaatgtttttaaattttaaaatttgataataattatttaattaattaaaaatttgattttcaattttaaatttatcttcttcttttaaactGTTGTTCACATTGTTCATTATATACATTGTTCTcctatattttttcattttcaagTATCACAGATTGATCTAATCAATTATTTGaaattccttttcaattttttaaagttttaaagagaaataattttaattaataatatcaaaaatattatttatacatcaaaattaactactaatatatttatattaaatacatgtgtaatttaatttatttttaatgtatatttatattttattatatattttatataaataactgactttgataattgattttaatatacatttaacataactctaataataatacatatttaACCACATACCATATAAATACTCATGCCATGACAACTAGTCAACTATAAATTAAAATCTTATACGTCCAACGCATTTATAAGGGATTTGATCTTTTCAATATTTCATTTTGATTAATATTGTCAagactaattttttattgtacaaTACTTTTTTTACATATTTCTTATTTTACTAAAAAGATATGCAATAAAAATTCAcacttaaaaataatattatttgacaagaaaattaaaagcgAAGAGAAtccatttttcaaaattgaaataaattgaaACACGAGTTTGATTTGATTAGGATTGAGAATTTgggctaaaatttttatatatgaataattttaatgtgaaatacaaaaatatttgatgattttggtgttCTACAGGGTTGTGGTAGTAGCacaaaacgtcactgacgttttgcaataaattttttttttaatcatcaaaGAACAAAACTTCACtgacgttttgtaataaaaaatattattttaattattaaaacagaaaacgtcactgacgttttgttagaaaaatattattttaattgaagaAACACAAAACGTCATTAACGTTTTGTAAATGGCCATAGTTGTGTTTAACACACAATTTGGTTCATGACGAAGGATTTCACCTCTAGTGatacaatattaaaaagaaaaagttctgAGAATTTGACCGAGACTTTTTTGGACTTTCAGCTAATCAAGGTTGACACGGTTAAGaccgaagaaaaataaaattgtagcCACACACCAAACATGAAGAGGCAAGAGTCTTGCACTCTCTTGCTTGCTTGCTAGTGTTCCAAGTCCAAACTCCAAAGGCCCTTTCTTTCACTCTCTCATCTCACATATATATACCCCCTCCCACCaactctctcttttcttcttcacaCTCTAAACCCTTCAAACCTTGTTTCTCTCTCTCAATtctttcttgttattattgttctCTCAGCTTACTTTAATAATGTCTCGCCTTGCTTTCTTCCTCCTCGCCGCCTTACTGGCTACCGTCTGTGTTGGTCAAGCCCCATCACAAGCACCCGCTCACGCTCCACGCGCCACCCCTAAAACCTCTCCGTCTCCCAAGGCTGCTCCTCCCACCGCCACCTCCACCGCTCCTTCACCTCAGCTCGCTTCCCCGCCGGCCTCAGCTCCCACCACCGCCTCTCCCACCGCCTCCCCTACCGAGTCACCTCCAGCTCCTCCAACCTCTCCCTCCGCCTCTCCCGGCGCCGCCACTGTCCCCACCGCAGCTAACGGCCCCTCCATTGGCCTTCCACCGGCTTCCGGCCCCGGTTCTTCCACTACTAAGAACGCCGCTCCACTCCGCACAGTCTCCGTCGCCGGATCTGTGGTCGCCGCTGCAGTTGTCATGCTTGTGATGTAGATCTGAAACCTTAGTTTCTGTGTATGGTTAGGGCATGGTTCTTCTTAGTGTTACTGTTATTCAGTTCGAGATTATGTTCAGTTCGATTTAGATACATTATTATTGgacattagtttttttttaaatatttttttagtatttaatattttgattatgATTTGTGTTTAGTCATGGACGTTGATGACAGTGATATGTTCGAGATCTTCTGTTTTAGGGTTTGAATGATTTGGATAGCTTCATTCACTTtagactattattattattattattagcatttTATTCATGGTGGATCGtcgttattatatattattctattatttacatacctaatttaatttgtgttaccgATCTGTTCCGATGGTCGCAAATAAAATCCTTCATTATCGGAAGATAGAGAgatttattgtttttagtatatagGAGTGAGTGCGTGCGCGAGACACAGAGGATCTGATCTGAGTAAACAAAGGAAGAGGTAGCAACTAATGAAGAAAGGAAGCAACAAATTCTTGTCGTGTTTTGTGGCTCTGTTAACACGGGCCATCCACAGCTGGCTTTAccaatttcctttttctttcttttttgttaaattttgctctgcttttatttttttatttattaatgcaaattttttAGTGAACTTTTTTTAAAGTGTATGAGAGTGTTAATGAATTGGAAAAAAGAAGAGTTGGGCAAAAGGTGGGTCTTGAGATGCTGTTGGATGAAGGGAAAAGGTGGAACAGGTGTCACATGGAAACAACTGTTAAGGGCCTTGCTGTGTCACGGAAGCATGTGCTTTGCGACCGATACTAGAATAATATAAATATGAAATGATATGACTATTTTTTTTGCTCAGAATGGTTATGGCTTttctttttatctatttatttgtgGAATTTTAAATGCACTTTACTCTCTTATTTTGTGGGTTGGAGATAGAAATAGCTAACTGCATAAGTAAGTTAGACCTAGGCACCTAGCCTTGGGAGTTAAAAAAGatacaaaaccaaattaattccAAAATCAATTATATGGTTTGTCTAATACACAATTATTATATTCTAGTGGAATTTACTCCTTATTACTTGAATGGGTTGATTGGGAAAAGTAGTGTATCCTATGTTTTTAAAGCCCGGGTAGAAAATTTTATTTCCCAAGTCCGTGATTAAAATTCCCTTTAGGGTTAGGCATATACATGTGAGGGTAGTTGGAGTAGGAGAGAGATAAGAGGGGGAATCCTATGCGTGGAATTTGAAGagcttatatataatatattagtgTTAATTATTTTGAACtacttagataaataaaaataaacaatgctatataatttttttttcagtaattaatcaataatatttaaaagtggTAGGTAAAAGAATCATGTTAGATTGCTAAATTAAAGATATTGTAATGCTGGCTAAAAGTGTTAAGTCAATATAAAtggttcttattttctttttttataaaaattttattttcctttttcctcATGACTTTttgacttcttctttttcataattATACTTCCGAAATAGAACCATGATCAACTTCTGCGAAATCAATCCATTAGTGGTGATGATGGGAATTGATGTTATCCAACATGAAATTGCAATATGAGCATCCCTTGGAATTTCAGCCACTTGGCTTTCTTCTTAACCTCATTTTCAAGGCTTGCATAGTTGGTGAATGGTGACggtttcttttgcttttcatttcttattctttttgatgtTGCTGCGTGACATGGTTGTGACTCGTGTTATTTGGTGGATGATTCTCTTAGAATTTCCACAGTTACAgactcagaaaaaaaaaaaaaaggaaaaagaagagcTTCCAGTTTCTTTGCATGTTGTCTCCTCCCCCTTCCCCCAGACCAAATAAATACCCATAATATGTCCTCaagaatgaataaataaaatctattaattttacaaaatttgtaCTAACTCTAATGGTTTTACCATTTAAATCTTATTAAGATTTTCTGTTTTACgttttttaatttactttttcaaTTTCACGTAAAATTTCGATTTTCTCTATCTGACTTCTAACTAAGATTTGTTGAATTTATTTTCACCTTTTTTTAGCCACACCTTTTAATTAATGGCAAAATTTCATAACTACCAAATCCATCCAAATAATACCCACCGTAAAATTATCAAATACAAATTCTGTAtcagttaaaatttaaataaactaaGGATCCGTTTGGATAGGTTCATAAGTgacttttttttaacttttaacttatgaaaaggtgtagtattaatgtctggtacaattttcaaaacaaaattaCAACTTTCTAAAAAGTTATTTAGGTGTTTaaggagaaattaaaaaaaatgtcttCTCTcttaataaaaagtttttttatcacttttctcttaaaataagtacttttagaactaaaaaatcaaacacaaaattacttatttataagctacttttaatataagcatttattgtttaagctatttcttcaaaagtaacttaattaagttgtttacccaAACTGGGCTTAAGTCTTCGAGCTGCTATTATATTTTCTTGTAACTTCATCATCCTCCAAATGAGCTGCTATTATATTTAAGATGACTGCCATGCAAAAGCAGGGCAATCAAGgaatctaatttaattttaagtatataatatacattaaaatttgaGTATGCAAATAAATACACTATCAACTTATTAAGGTGGAAACCTGCATTCAAAGACAATTAGGATTATCTAATAAGTATTTAAACTAACAGGTCAACATGAATAGCTAGATAGCCAAATTGGTAAATAATGTCCTCTAAAATGTTAGGTAATGCTTATAAGATaagaatttatatataataaataatagtacTAACTACTAAGGAGTAATGTTCAATATACTAAACCAAAACtataaacaagaataacaaacAAGACTTCCTACTATATATAACTATAACACTACAAGAACCTGAATAGATCACAATATAATCAGAGAATTAAACCAGAATAGATCAAACAAAAAACAGAATAACAATGAATAACAcaagaaaacaagaaagtaaCCATGGAAAGCACTGCCTCTGACCTGGCTATAGATCTCTAAGCACTCACACACTCATACCATATTCAAAACACAGTATGAGATCAAAGAAACAATCAACACAACAATTGGAGTGACCCTACTCACTGAAGAAGATGCATTGGCTTTTGGTGTGGCTGTTGTTGAGGAAGGTGGTGAACCCTtcccagaagaagaagaagaagaaggagtagtggatgatgatgatgatgattttccatCCTTGACAGTAACTGCAAGCTTCATTCCACTAGAACAGTGTCCAGGAACACTACAAATGAAGTAATGTGTGCCTGAAGTCTTGAGAGGTATGGTGGTGGCGCCACTGCTATCTGTGCTAATGGAATTCCCTATGCTGCATGATTTGTAGTCGCTTTCTTTCACCTCGTCCACCGTGTGCCCGGATCCGTAGTTAAAAACTATCCCatatcaacaaaaatattcatcAATATTATTATCAGCATTGTCTGATCATATCTGTGTCGAATTCACCTAAacttttgtttattaaaaaaagggCAATTTACGTATATAAATTGAATGGACGAATTGTTTACCCAAATGCAACAATACAGATTTCATTACGTATGTGTCCTGGAACAAGTTTATGTAATCCGTGGAACCCTCCCACATTTTACAAATTGTATATAAACCAGGAAAGCCTCCCACGTTTTATGAAGAAATCAAACTACAGGAAAATCGTGGTTCCCTACCACGGATTATGAAAAAGGGAGCTTGAGCATAAACCTTGTTTTGGTAAGAAACTAAGAACTATGCTCAAGCTCCCTTTTTCATAATCCGTGGCAGGGAACCACGATTTCCCTGTAGTTTGATTCCTTCATAAAACGTGGGACGTGGGAGGGTTCCACAGATTACATAAACTTGTTTCAGGACATATAAGTAATGAAATCTGTATTGTTGTATTTGGGTAAACAATTCGTCCATTCAATTTATATACGTAAATTGCCCTAAAAAAAATTATGCTTGAATATTGAAATTAAGAGAAACTATAGAGACATAAATTATACAAAAGCAAGTAAAATGTGTTTAATTATCTCTAAATAGTTGCTCAAttacaaacaaaaaaacaaaaggaCTTTTCTAGTTTTCTCCATAGTTCTTAGTTTCTTACCAAGGCTATCACCAACTACAAAGTTCTTGCCACTAGCCCAAGTGCTATAATCACCACCAGTGGCCCAACCTGAGGTATCTCCTACAGTGTAAACAGTTGCAATGGTTGGCAAGGCCATGTTCATTGCTAGAAAGAGTGCCAAAACCAATGCTTTAGAGAAAACCAttttgaagagaaagaaaaaatgacAAGGGAAGGAAAAAGTAAGGAAAACAGATTAAAGAGTTATGCTTTGGTTTTGATAATGCAGTTTGGGAAATGGGGTTTggctttatatataattttggaaAAGGAAATTGGAGTTGTTAGAGTTTGGTCCCATTTTGTTCTGTTCTTGCATGAAGATGGCTTGAGTTACACTTCATACCTAAtcaccagaaaaaaaaaagaagtggggTCTTTTCACTTTTGTGTTCTTTCCTACTCCAAATTATTTGATG is a window from the Arachis hypogaea cultivar Tifrunner chromosome 17, arahy.Tifrunner.gnm2.J5K5, whole genome shotgun sequence genome containing:
- the LOC112764675 gene encoding blue copper protein, with the protein product MVFSKALVLALFLAMNMALPTIATVYTVGDTSGWATGGDYSTWASGKNFVVGDSLVFNYGSGHTVDEVKESDYKSCSIGNSISTDSSGATTIPLKTSGTHYFICSVPGHCSSGMKLAVTVKDGKSSSSSSTTPSSSSSSGKGSPPSSTTATPKANASSSVSRVTPIVVLIVSLISYCVLNMV
- the LOC112764811 gene encoding uncharacterized protein, giving the protein MSRLAFFLLAALLATVCVGQAPSQAPAHAPRATPKTSPSPKAAPPTATSTAPSPQLASPPASAPTTASPTASPTESPPAPPTSPSASPGAATVPTAANGPSIGLPPASGPGSSTTKNAAPLRTVSVAGSVVAAAVVMLVM